TACATATAGAAAAAGTGAACAGGTACAAAAGGTGCATCATTACATTGTCCAATTTTCTCCCTGAACAATTATGTAAGTTACTATGGCAATTCTCGATGCAGCAAGAATGACCTACAATGGCGATATTTTTCACAATCACAACAGaaaatcaaaacacttaacataAACTCACTAACAGTAAGGCAGCGCGATCCTCCTAATATGGCGTCTAAGCATTCTTACCCAGAACTCAACATGGTGTGATACAGCTTCACATTCTTTCTTCTATCCTGGCCTCACAGACacagaaaaacattttcagtggcCGGTGATGAAAGCCTTGCAGAAATCCAAATATTCCATATTGTTCCACCCAGTGATCAGGTTGTGTTTACAAAACCTACAATGAAAACAACAAAAGTGTAGACAAGTTCAAATACAGgctttttgtatgtatttttccTCACCCTAGCTTTCTTAAGGAAGAGTGGGAGATggaaaattgttttattttcagacattattttctttttttctgaattttaacTGCTATATATATGCTTACTGCAGAAATAGGGATATGAAGgctatatactgtacatacaagTCAGACATACAACTCAAACAAGTCAGAGGATAATAATTTCATAAGCCATCTCTCTTGCAGTTTGATTGcaattattattagttattacTGTTACAATAGGTTGGTACAGTATATATTTAGCAATAGGTTCTTAAGCTCTAATTGTTTTTATGTTGTCACATGCTGTATCGATTTACTCCAGCCTCTTTTTCCTCAAGTCTCTAGGGAGAAGTGTTGATCCATGAACTAAAGTCTCAAGTGCAAGAGAATGAtcttatatatatttgaatgatAACTGGTTAAATAGTGAGATGGTGGCACCTTTGGAGAAGGTAGAGTATGTGTTTCCTCTGTTTCTCTACTATGATTTTACTGCAAATGACACTTACTTTTGGTTCAATATGTCAAAGATTATTCAATAATTTATGTTCAGAAATGTACTGTGATTAGAAATGAAATAATTACTTGAATGTTCTCTGTTTGAGTGCATTTCTATTACAATTCTTCATCACAGGTGACACAAAAAGCCAGACAACAGCTATCATGAGCTCCACGCAATCAAACTTCTCTGCAAATTTGACCTTTGTTCGTCCTGCAACATTTTTCCTCAACGGCTTTTCTAATGTTCCATATGTGAAATACTACTATGCATTCTTGTCTTTGGTGTATGTTGTGACTGTTTTAGGGAATTCATTTATcatgtatataatttatttggcCCGCAGACTTCACACAGCCAAATACATTGCTGTTTTCCATCTGGCGCTTTCTGATCTGTGTGGAAGCTCGACTTTGATTCCAAATATTattgacacatttttgtttgaCCACCATGACATTTCATACGAAGTGTGcttcataaatatgttttttgtatATCATTTCATGAATCTGCAGTCTTTGACACTACTTGTCTTGTCTTATGACAGACTGGTTGCTATTTGTTTTCCTCTACAATATCATGCAATTGTTACCAAATCAGCCATGTTTCTGATCATAGGGGTTATGTGGATTTTATCTGGGACTTATTTTTCTGTACATGTGGGTTTGTTGAATAGACTTtctatttgtagttctaatgtAGTTAATAGTTATTTCTGTGATTATGGCCCTGTCTGTAGACTAGCTTGTAATGATAATTCCTTGAATTTACTGATGGGAAAAATTTGCCTTGGTTTTCTGATTTGTCTGCCTCCAATACTGATCTTCATTTCATATTTCTGCATTGCTCTGGCTCTGCTTAAGATTGCTCATGGTGCTGAACGAATCAAAGCCATAAAAACCTGCACCTCACATCTCATATTGGTGGCAGTTTTTTATCTTCCACTTGTAGCCAATAATATTGCAGCTGCCACAATACCGATCCATCCAAACTCCAGGTTAATTAACAATTCCCTGACTCAGATAGTGCCACCTATGTTGAATCCCAtcatatacactctaaaaacagAGGAGGTCATGCAATCCATAAAAGAACTGTACAAGCGTAGCAAGGTGAACACTACTCAGGaaagaaatatgaaattaaattgaggaattaaaattattaaaaataatttatttcttattaCTATAATTAACTTATCGATTGCTTTCGTTATCTGCTTGAATGAGACTTTGGCCTTctgtattttgtaaaaaaaaaaaaaaaaaaaaatagacatacTATGAAACAACCCTTtctattattacatttttttctttgaatgtCAAAAGGTTTTTGAAACACTCCTGACACTGTAAAGCTATAATATGTTCAATGTTTATTTATAACTACTCACTTATTCCCACTATTATGTGCTAAGAAACATTAGTTTGTTCCtttttgcaactttttttttttttttttcttgagagTGACCCCATACTATATAATGCAGGTATGTGCTGCAGTGAATTTATACCATAAATTACattcaaatgaaaaacaattgCTCATCTATGGCACATGAATTATTTGTCTTCTATTCATTCCATAATGTGATGCATAACGTTATGATTTTACAACTATTTTGACAATAACTATAAACGATATGCTTTGAGGTTCCTGGAACAATTCATATGCAACATCAACATATAGAGATAATATTAAACAGTCattacaatgcattaaaatacagGATGTGCTCTCTCAGTTGAGAGAAGATTAAAACCCTGAAAGAAAACTAAAAAGCCGGAGATAAAAATGTCAGATTCttaaatttaatcaaaatatttaatcagaATAAAAAGACACTGTATGGCAAATGAAATCAGTATCAACAAAATCCATTCTTGGATTTACTGTACACTGACTGTTTAATGCAGCTCAGATGTGGCATGAATGGATTTACAAAGCAATCAAAATTGCATTTATTGTGTTAGGAGTTTAATGTTTCATAGGCTACTTTTTACAAGATGCAATATAAgcctctggtgtccccagaatgtatctgtgaagtttcagctcaaaataccccacagctcatttattatagcttgtcaaatttgccctatttgggtgtgaacaaaaacacgccttttgttgtgtgtgtccctttaaatgcgaatgagctgctgctccctgccccctttccagaagagggcggagctttaacagctcacacttcggttgctcaacaacaacaaagctggagaatctcacgcagccaaaatgatgattgtcagtaatggtgttcagccttacgttgttcaaactggagtcggacactgatggagagattcAGGAAGAAACTACAACTATCAGAATTCAACTGGATGTTTCTAAATAATGTTGATAAATGTGCTGGCCTttgcaaataaacataatgtttttaatgtcttGTCTTTACAGAAAACGTCCAGCTGTTTTTCAAGACAATCACCTTTTACACTAATCTTTACAAATGTGTggttatacagtatatactgtaAATAAGGTTTAAAATAGATGACAGACATATGGTCTCTCTAAGACAACAATAGCTTTAGTCGCATTTGTTGTAGAACTGGCACATCTACTGAAATGGCGATTTgctcaaaaataataaaaaataaacagtgtGACACTTCTTCTGGAGGATCACGAACAGTTGGTACAGATCCATCCTGGAGTCTATGGAGACTCTTATTGTAGTACAATCAAAGTTTGTGGggaaggaaggggacagggtcggtgtttaactgctgactgagctttattcaATAAATCACAAATGTCCAACAGAAaaactgtgcaacgcacaacaacaaaaacaaataatccacaaagggcttcactccagtctcAGTATACACAATCCACAATGGGCTTCACTCCAGCAGTGTTGTATGGGAAGCCAAACACACCAAAAGTGGTACGAGGCAGCGGGGTGTTACAAAGCTCGCGCCGCGCTGACATGTCATCTGCGCGGATCAATGGACCGAGCCGCGCGACCAACTCGTCAGCGCAGCGCGGACGTGTTTTCTAGCGCCACCCAATGGGCAGCGCGGCGCGAGCTAATCTCATCCAGTAGTATCCAGCTGCAGACCCGCAGCACCACAGTTTCAGAACCGCAGTTTCATGATGTCTACAGTATTTAAcaacaatacttttaaataaagtcatttttctgTTCATATAGGCCTAATATGCATAATATATCATGATGTACAAAgagcaacattttaaaacagcCTATATGCTTGGCTATAGGCTAAGCCTTGAACAAGTAAAACGTGTGTTGAAAACAAATAGGatataaaacatttctaaaataataggattaaaacatatttaaactgctcataataaaataaaaacaagcaaaaaacaaataatcatcTTAAAACACTTAAAGATTATAGCCCATATCATGGCATTTCTGCAGAAAACCCTGTCTTTTCAtccctgaaaacaaaatgaataagttttattaatatttatttaatattaacacGATACATATCTttgacaaatgcaaaaaaatctttaatgataaaatgtaaatgattcaATAGCCTAGCAGACACTTAGTAATACAAATACttagtaatataaataatatataatataaataaaaaaaaagaacaaaacgaaagtaaagccagcagaccctcacggacgtctgccggccacacaaacataacaaaacataaaataaaatccaggcctggtcctctctcgtccttcgttttagtcgctcctccttttatgcctccggagctcctccgtgagagactcgaggcctgGGCTTCTCAatgcgtttctcaatgtcaaggaaggatcctcggaagccagaatttcgaggatgctacgtcatcgacatccgtcaaaggactgttccaatgtcgaggatcctcggaatttcaaacaaggactgagtccttcgttcgaaaaatatcccatacacaggaaaggatgcatatgtgtatccttcgcgctctcaaatcacccacaatcctatgcgTGCAGCTTTGCaatcttgttcaaaaatgtttttaaaaaatgttggacgttagtgggcaatatgctttcaaatgtaagtatatttacgttaccaaacatttgttataacagtagtaaatatgtcagataaataaagtttaacgtttaaatgccagtacaaattactaccgtattgatattataaattatacaaatacaaattacgttaTTGATGGCTAACTGAACCGGACCGTTGTTAGCTTGTTTGCCATCACCGGCATCCTTTATAAATAACTAGTTAAGTTGTCTAAAGTAATTTAACGTTAATATTATACCATTTATACCATTCACAGCGTTATTCATAGCTTTCTCGTATTTTTTAACAGGGACCAAGGAACAAACGGAGGCGTTCATACGTCTCCGTGTAGAAAACATAGACTGTAAAGGTAGAAAACAAGCAGCTGTTTACCGGGGGGTAATGACGCAATGACGTGcacttgctagtctgttccatttacgtgttctctgaatgctaaagaggagccTCTCCTAGACTCTGAAGGAAGTGACTTGGAAGGACCAGTCCTGCCAaggaagtatccttgacattatcactcgcgtcaccgccctcgcgccgttccctcacggctctcgcccaccctgctcgtcacataagTTAGTACTCCCGCGACtgcgcctcgcaggtgatgctcattatgaCTCGCgacaccggcctcgcgccgttccctcacggctttcgcccgccctgctcgtcacagtgtGTAATAGAGGTCTCTTTAGCTTAGCAAATGTCTGTATTTataaataggtagcctaattgaatcatttactcatctgATTCATTCAAATACGCTGATTCTCAGATGGGGGTCTCCCTTGGTTGAAATCGACTAAATTCCTTTCACACTCGACACGATTTTGACGTGCGAATTATTCGCGcaatggttttgttttttgatcagCTTGAAATTGAAAGTTCTTGTTTCCGTTAATTTATTTTCAGGATCTAAGGTGACATTCAATATCCATTGTTGCTTTCAGTATGGCTATAAAGGTCACGcaaatgatattcaaactcacattaaattcttttaacattaaataaagcacataatcagTACATAGTCCATTTCGTGTCAAGATAACATTTTACATGTTCTTGACCTAATAGCCATAATAGGTCTGTTAAACAGCACTTGGAATTAATTTAACCCACTATGAGAGTCTCATCAAACAAATCAATATGCAGTATAAATAAGAGTGAATTGAAAAAATACTTACCATTAATGGATATTCTGGTGCTGTTTTGCATAGTGCTTTGTTGTCGATTCACATCCAGATCACTCCACAATTATTCTTCTCTCCATTTGGACTGTAAAgaccataattttttttttcttttagcttTTCCacctttgttaaaaaaaattctgaaaacaGACAGTAGATATGTAGTTTTCAACCGATTTTTTAAGAACTTCAGCTCCCAAATCCACCTGTATTTCTgaataaaacct
The nucleotide sequence above comes from Chanodichthys erythropterus isolate Z2021 chromosome 10, ASM2448905v1, whole genome shotgun sequence. Encoded proteins:
- the LOC137029567 gene encoding olfactory receptor 1468-like, with amino-acid sequence MSSTQSNFSANLTFVRPATFFLNGFSNVPYVKYYYAFLSLVYVVTVLGNSFIMYIIYLARRLHTAKYIAVFHLALSDLCGSSTLIPNIIDTFLFDHHDISYEVCFINMFFVYHFMNLQSLTLLVLSYDRLVAICFPLQYHAIVTKSAMFLIIGVMWILSGTYFSVHVGLLNRLSICSSNVVNSYFCDYGPVCRLACNDNSLNLLMGKICLGFLICLPPILIFISYFCIALALLKIAHGAERIKAIKTCTSHLILVAVFYLPLVANNIAAATIPIHPNSRLINNSLTQIVPPMLNPIIYTLKTEEVMQSIKELYKRSKVNTTQERNMKLN